CTCCGAGGATTATATGGATCAGCTGCAGGGATGTTTACCCAACAGCGTCGTCAAGAAATGTTAACCGAAAATTTAGCGAATGCAAATACACCAGGCTTCAAGGCAGACCGAGCTTCGATACGCACATTTCCGAACATGCTTATTCAGGCACAAAACACTTCCAACCTACCGCCCAATCGCTCCCACTATGTTGGTGAATTGAGTCCAGGTGCGTATTTGCAAGAGCGCATCCCTAACTTCGCGCAAGGCGATTTAAATGAAACGGGAAACAACACAGACATCGCCTTACTTCAAGGGAATATCCCGATCAATGAGGAAACAGGACGCGCAGGTGCGTTGTTTTTCACAGTTGAACATGAGGATGGCAATGCTCGCTATACAAGAAATGGAAACCTCGCTGTTGATGGACAAGGCTTTCTAACAACAAGTGCTGGTCATTATATCCTTGATACAGCCGGTGAACGGATTGAAGTCGGCAATGAACAGTTTACGGTCAATCGTAACGGAGTCGTCTCAACAGCAGCTGGCGCTGAGATTGCTCAAATCGAAGTTGCCTTTTCAGAAGACCCAGCACTGTTAGTGAAGGAAGGTGACGGTCTCCTTCGCCTCGAAGCGGACGAGCTTGACGCCTTACCAACAGCGATCGGCAATGATGAGATTTCGTATCAATTGCAGCAAGGCTTTATCGAACGTTCGAATGTCGACGCCGGACAGACAATGACGGAAATGATGCAAGCCTTCCGAGCATTTGAAGCGAATCAAAAAGTGTTACAAGCCTATGACCAAAGTTTAGACAAAGCCGTCAATGAAGTTGGTAGAATCGGCTAATGACAGTCTCAGAGAAACGTAGAAAAAGGGGAAGAAAACGATGAATCCATCGATGATTAGTGCATCAGTAACTATGGGACAACTGCAAAAGAAGCTTGATACAATTTCAAATAACATGGCCAACAGCAATACGACCGGTTTCAAACGTCGTGAAGCATCCTTTTCTGATTTGCTGCACCAACAGGTCAACAACCAAGGGATCCCGCAACACGAAGGTGGGCGACAAACGCCTGATGGATTGCGTGTTGGTGCAGGTGCACGAATTGCACAAACAGCGGTGCGAATGGAGCAAGGGAGCTTACAGGAAACCGAGCGCCAACTTGACCTAGCGCTTACAAACCCAAGCCACTTCTTCCAAATTGAAGTGGAGACAGATGATGGTCAGGAAGTCCGTTATACACGAGATGGTGCGTTTTACTTATCACCAAGTGCAGGCGATGCTGGTCAGTTGAACCTTGTGACCGCAAACGGTGATTTTGTCCTCGGTGCAGATGGACCGGTTACGATTCCTGCTGACTACACAGACATTGTCATTAGTGACAATGGTGTGATTACTGTGACTGGGCAAGATGGTGCAGATGTTGAAGTTGGACAGCTCGAACTTGTCAATGTCGAACGCCCGCAATTACTAACCCAGGCCGGTGACAACGCCTTTGCCTTAGCAGATAACCTTGAAGAGCTTGGTTATGATCTAGCTGATGTACTTGCGGTCATCGCACAAGCAGACGTGTCGGTAAGACAAGGCTTCATTGAGAATTCTAATGTGGACCTCGGGAAAGAAATGACAGACTTGCTAGAAACGCAGCGAGCCTACCAATTTAATGGTCAATCGATTTCAATGGCTGACCAAATGATGGGGCTTGTCAATAACTTACGCTAGCGGTAAAACAAGAGTAATAGAGGAGAAACCATGAGTGATCAAATAGAAAAGCAAGGAACTACAATTGAAGAGGAACCATCAGGTCAAACGCGATCAGAACGCCGAAAAGAACGCCAAAAGCGGAAGAAAAATAGCGAACGTACGCGTGCGGGTGCACGTGTACGCCTGGTCCCGATTTGGCTGCGATTAATCATCGTTGTCGTACTTGTCTTTATCAGTTTAATCGCTGGCCTGCTATTCGGCTACGGTGTCATCGGTGATGGCTCAGCACTAGACGCCCTCAAACCAGAAACATGGATCTACATCCTAGATATGATCAACGGCGAAGTGCAGTAAAGCATTAAAGGGGTCTGACCCCTTTAATGGACATTTGCCCATTTTGTCTATTTCCACAGGACAAGGTC
The window above is part of the Desertibacillus haloalkaliphilus genome. Proteins encoded here:
- a CDS encoding flagellar hook-basal body protein yields the protein MLRGLYGSAAGMFTQQRRQEMLTENLANANTPGFKADRASIRTFPNMLIQAQNTSNLPPNRSHYVGELSPGAYLQERIPNFAQGDLNETGNNTDIALLQGNIPINEETGRAGALFFTVEHEDGNARYTRNGNLAVDGQGFLTTSAGHYILDTAGERIEVGNEQFTVNRNGVVSTAAGAEIAQIEVAFSEDPALLVKEGDGLLRLEADELDALPTAIGNDEISYQLQQGFIERSNVDAGQTMTEMMQAFRAFEANQKVLQAYDQSLDKAVNEVGRIG
- a CDS encoding flagellar hook-basal body protein; its protein translation is MNPSMISASVTMGQLQKKLDTISNNMANSNTTGFKRREASFSDLLHQQVNNQGIPQHEGGRQTPDGLRVGAGARIAQTAVRMEQGSLQETERQLDLALTNPSHFFQIEVETDDGQEVRYTRDGAFYLSPSAGDAGQLNLVTANGDFVLGADGPVTIPADYTDIVISDNGVITVTGQDGADVEVGQLELVNVERPQLLTQAGDNAFALADNLEELGYDLADVLAVIAQADVSVRQGFIENSNVDLGKEMTDLLETQRAYQFNGQSISMADQMMGLVNNLR
- a CDS encoding DNA-directed RNA polymerase subunit beta gives rise to the protein MSDQIEKQGTTIEEEPSGQTRSERRKERQKRKKNSERTRAGARVRLVPIWLRLIIVVVLVFISLIAGLLFGYGVIGDGSALDALKPETWIYILDMINGEVQ